Within Acetomicrobium sp. S15 = DSM 107314, the genomic segment TGATCCCCTCATCCTTATAAAGCTTCATCAGTTCTTGATTGAGCTTAGCCTTGTCGTCGCCGTACTTTTCCTGCAATGTCCGCAGGCGAGGTTGAATCTGCTGCATCTTTCT encodes:
- a CDS encoding YidC/Oxa1 family membrane protein insertase, yielding MDDLWGRVGEGTIRFTFTVEGGGFPGKFSMRKMQQIQPRLRTLQEKYGDDKAKLNQELMKLYKDEGI